A window from Hoeflea sp. IMCC20628 encodes these proteins:
- a CDS encoding carbohydrate ABC transporter permease: MELNAKHRLNRRALSLLHFVTLFLAMSIICLPGLWVVLNSFRPTVEIMAKPPVWIPNELNLDHYRAMFGALGEGGIPVVRYFTNSLIISITSTVIAIFVGMAGGYAFARYQFRGKAAIFVGMMLTRAVPGIALSLPLFIVFARLGIIDTHFGLILAYVAMNVPFTIWLIDGFFRQVPRELAEAAEIDGCTRWQAFWKVEFPVAKAGVASAGIFAFLTSWNEYALASQLTRSVNSKTMPVGLLDFTSEFTLNWGGMSALAVVMIIPALILTFIIQKHLIAGLTFGGVKG; encoded by the coding sequence TCGCTTCTACATTTCGTCACGCTGTTTTTGGCAATGTCGATCATCTGCCTGCCGGGGCTCTGGGTGGTGCTCAATTCGTTCCGCCCGACGGTGGAGATCATGGCCAAGCCGCCGGTCTGGATCCCCAACGAGCTGAATCTGGATCACTACCGCGCCATGTTCGGAGCACTCGGCGAGGGCGGCATTCCGGTGGTGCGCTACTTCACCAATTCGCTGATCATCTCCATCACCTCGACGGTCATCGCCATCTTTGTCGGCATGGCCGGCGGCTATGCCTTTGCGCGCTACCAGTTTCGCGGCAAGGCGGCGATTTTCGTCGGCATGATGCTGACCCGGGCGGTGCCCGGCATCGCGCTGTCGCTGCCGCTGTTCATCGTCTTTGCCCGGCTCGGCATCATCGACACCCATTTCGGGCTGATCCTGGCCTATGTCGCCATGAATGTGCCGTTCACGATCTGGCTGATCGACGGGTTCTTCCGGCAGGTGCCGCGTGAGCTGGCCGAAGCCGCCGAGATTGATGGCTGCACCCGCTGGCAGGCGTTCTGGAAAGTCGAGTTTCCTGTGGCCAAGGCAGGCGTCGCTTCTGCCGGCATTTTTGCCTTCCTTACCTCCTGGAATGAATATGCGCTGGCCAGCCAGCTGACCCGCTCGGTCAACTCCAAAACCATGCCGGTCGGGCTGCTCGATTTCACCTCGGAGTTCACCCTCAACTGGGGTGGCATGTCGGCGTTGGCGGTGGTGATGATCATCCCCGCATTGATCCTCACCTTCATCATCCAGAAGCACCTTATTGCAGGCCTCACATTCGGAGGCGTCAAGGGATAG
- the ugpC gene encoding sn-glycerol-3-phosphate ABC transporter ATP-binding protein UgpC, with protein sequence MAQVQLKKVEKKYGSLRVVHGIDLDIAHGEFVVLVGPSGCGKSTTLRMIAGLEKISGGEVYIGDALVNDLPPRSRNISMVFQNYALYPHMTVRENLGFTLKIAKKSQDEIDAAVHEAATILSLNDYLDRRPAELSGGQRQRVAMGRAIVRHPDVFLFDEPLSNLDAKLRAQMRVEIKKLHQKIKTTIIYVTHDQVEAMTLADRIVIMRDGYIEQQGTPLEVFENPVNTFVATFIGSPPMNLIPATIAADGEMLEMAQGVRLPLPSAFKGMDAGRKVILGFRADNLMPMGHALPQGSESAEIEMAVSLTEPLGAETLLFGEIAGEQVQAKMLNPRPVAIDETLRFQLDLSKCHLFDSETGQSLR encoded by the coding sequence ATGGCTCAGGTTCAGCTTAAAAAAGTAGAAAAGAAATATGGGTCGCTGCGCGTCGTCCACGGCATCGATCTCGATATTGCGCATGGGGAATTCGTCGTTCTCGTTGGTCCCTCCGGCTGCGGCAAGTCCACCACGTTGCGGATGATCGCAGGGCTGGAGAAAATATCCGGTGGCGAGGTCTATATCGGTGACGCGCTGGTCAATGACCTGCCGCCGCGGTCGCGCAACATCTCGATGGTGTTTCAGAACTACGCGCTCTATCCGCATATGACGGTGCGTGAAAACCTCGGCTTCACACTGAAAATCGCCAAAAAGTCACAAGACGAGATTGATGCGGCGGTTCACGAGGCAGCCACCATCCTGAGCCTCAATGACTATCTCGACCGCCGGCCTGCCGAACTCTCGGGCGGCCAGCGCCAGCGCGTTGCCATGGGGCGCGCCATTGTCCGGCATCCCGACGTGTTCCTGTTTGACGAGCCGTTGTCCAATCTGGATGCCAAGCTGCGCGCCCAGATGCGGGTGGAAATCAAGAAGCTGCACCAGAAGATCAAGACCACCATTATCTATGTGACCCATGACCAGGTCGAGGCGATGACTCTGGCGGACCGCATCGTGATCATGCGTGACGGCTATATCGAGCAGCAGGGCACGCCGCTCGAGGTGTTCGAAAATCCGGTCAACACTTTTGTCGCCACCTTCATCGGTTCGCCGCCGATGAACCTGATCCCGGCAACCATTGCCGCGGATGGCGAGATGCTTGAAATGGCGCAAGGTGTGCGGCTGCCGCTGCCATCGGCATTCAAGGGAATGGATGCCGGGCGCAAGGTCATCCTGGGGTTCCGGGCCGACAATCTGATGCCGATGGGACACGCCCTGCCGCAGGGCAGCGAAAGCGCCGAGATCGAGATGGCAGTCTCGCTGACCGAACCGTTGGGCGCTGAAACGCTGCTGTTCGGTGAAATCGCCGGGGAGCAGGTGCAGGCCAAGATGCTCAATCCGCGGCCCGTCGCGATTGACGAGACGCTGCGGTTCCAGCTCGATCTGAGCAAGTGCCATCTGTTTGATTCCGAAACTGGACAATCGCTGAGGTAA
- a CDS encoding mandelate racemase/muconate lactonizing enzyme family protein, producing the protein MAIIERIEICMADLKPKVRRTDAIQSFVSQETPILRITDADGATGTGYSYTIGQGGPAIMSLLRDTLAPQLLGQDAENIERIWRTLLFSTHATAVGAITSLALAAVDTALWDLRCRRARLPLYKMAGGAKDSVPMYTTEGGWLHIETQALVDDALEAQAKGFSGSKIKIGRPHISEDDARLRAVREAVGPGYEIMTDANQGFTRAEAMRRARMLERHDIAWFEEPMPADDVMEHVRLAASTSVPIAVGESMYSISQFKDYLTLGGASIVQVDVARIGGITPWLKVAHMAEAQNVPVCPHFLMELHVSLVCAIPNAPWLEYIPQLDSLTTQGMEMKDGRAIPSSEPGLGIAWDWDAIAASKIDGLSVDITA; encoded by the coding sequence ATGGCCATTATCGAACGCATCGAAATCTGCATGGCCGACCTCAAACCGAAGGTCCGCCGCACGGACGCAATCCAGTCGTTTGTCAGCCAGGAAACGCCGATCCTGCGGATCACTGATGCCGATGGCGCCACCGGGACCGGGTACAGCTACACCATCGGGCAGGGCGGCCCGGCGATCATGTCGCTGCTGCGCGATACGCTGGCGCCGCAACTGCTGGGGCAGGATGCCGAAAACATCGAACGCATCTGGCGTACATTGCTGTTTTCCACCCATGCCACCGCTGTTGGCGCAATCACCTCACTGGCCTTGGCCGCGGTTGATACAGCGCTTTGGGATTTGCGCTGCCGCCGGGCCAGGCTGCCGCTCTACAAGATGGCCGGCGGCGCCAAGGACAGCGTGCCGATGTACACAACCGAAGGCGGCTGGCTGCATATCGAGACACAGGCGCTGGTCGATGATGCGCTGGAGGCGCAGGCCAAGGGCTTCTCCGGCTCGAAGATCAAGATCGGTCGTCCGCATATCAGCGAAGACGATGCCCGGTTGCGCGCCGTGCGCGAGGCTGTCGGACCCGGTTACGAGATCATGACCGATGCCAATCAGGGCTTTACCCGGGCAGAAGCGATGCGCCGTGCCAGGATGCTCGAGCGACATGATATTGCCTGGTTCGAGGAACCGATGCCGGCTGACGATGTGATGGAGCATGTGCGGCTGGCCGCATCCACCAGCGTGCCAATTGCGGTTGGCGAGAGCATGTATTCGATCAGCCAGTTCAAGGATTATCTGACGCTTGGCGGCGCTTCGATCGTGCAGGTCGACGTGGCCCGCATCGGCGGCATCACGCCCTGGCTCAAGGTTGCGCATATGGCCGAGGCGCAGAATGTGCCGGTCTGTCCGCATTTCCTGATGGAACTGCATGTCAGCCTGGTCTGCGCCATCCCCAATGCGCCCTGGCTTGAATATATTCCGCAGCTTGATTCCCTGACCACACAGGGCATGGAGATGAAGGATGGGAGGGCAATTCCATCGTCCGAGCCGGGCCTCGGCATTGCCTGGGACTGGGACGCCATCGCCGCCTCGAAGATTGACGGCCTGTCGGTCGACATCACGGCTTAG
- a CDS encoding L-rhamnose mutarotase: MQRMGMMIGLKPENIAEYKALHADVWPGVLAKISECNIRNYTIFLREPENLLFGYWEYHGEDFAADAAKMAADPETQRWWDVCMPLQAPLESRADGEWWAMMEDVFHLD, from the coding sequence ATGCAGCGCATGGGAATGATGATCGGACTGAAACCGGAGAACATCGCCGAGTACAAGGCGCTGCACGCCGATGTCTGGCCGGGGGTTCTGGCCAAGATCAGCGAATGCAACATCCGCAATTACACGATCTTTCTGCGCGAGCCGGAAAACCTGCTGTTTGGCTATTGGGAATATCACGGTGAGGATTTTGCCGCCGATGCCGCGAAAATGGCGGCGGATCCGGAAACCCAACGCTGGTGGGATGTCTGCATGCCGCTTCAGGCTCCACTGGAAAGCCGTGCTGACGGCGAGTGGTGGGCGATGATGGAGGATGTGTTTCACCTTGACTGA
- a CDS encoding Gfo/Idh/MocA family oxidoreductase, which produces MPIVIFGAGSIVTDAHLPAYRNGGFPVRGIYDPDLAKARALAETCGVTAYESAEAAAAQDGVVFDLATPPDAHAGILRLLPEGAPVLLQKPMGSDLAGASEILKICRAGKFRAAVNFQLRFSPMMLALRDAIDRGLLGEVVDFDAWLALDTPWHLWTFLEKAPRVELSLHSIHYLDFVRSILGNPEGVHAKSIGHPSSKIAQTRTSAILDYGDRVRCALSINHNHSFGRKFQACEFRICGLEGAAYVKLGVNLDYPRGEPDELWLNTGGEWQQIPLEGAWFPDAFTHRMAQVQRFASGEEDSLVSSVEDAWDTMALVEAAYSSSAFPATPLASKD; this is translated from the coding sequence ATGCCGATCGTCATCTTTGGTGCCGGTTCGATTGTCACCGATGCGCATCTGCCGGCTTACCGCAATGGCGGTTTCCCGGTGCGCGGCATTTACGATCCCGATCTCGCCAAGGCGCGGGCGCTGGCTGAAACCTGCGGTGTCACCGCTTACGAATCCGCCGAAGCCGCCGCTGCCCAAGATGGCGTGGTGTTTGATCTGGCGACGCCGCCCGACGCCCATGCCGGTATCCTGCGGCTTTTGCCCGAGGGCGCGCCGGTGTTGTTGCAAAAGCCGATGGGCAGCGATCTGGCAGGCGCCAGCGAGATCCTCAAGATCTGTCGCGCCGGCAAGTTTCGCGCCGCCGTCAATTTCCAGCTGCGGTTTTCGCCGATGATGCTGGCTTTGCGTGACGCCATCGACAGGGGCCTGCTTGGCGAAGTGGTGGATTTCGATGCCTGGCTGGCGCTCGATACGCCCTGGCATTTGTGGACGTTCCTGGAAAAGGCGCCGCGGGTCGAACTCTCGCTGCATTCGATCCATTATCTCGATTTCGTCCGCAGTATCTTGGGCAATCCCGAGGGCGTGCATGCCAAGAGCATTGGCCATCCCTCATCCAAGATCGCCCAGACCCGGACGTCGGCAATCCTCGATTATGGCGACCGCGTGCGCTGTGCGCTGTCGATCAATCACAACCATTCCTTCGGACGCAAGTTCCAGGCCTGCGAGTTCCGCATCTGCGGACTTGAGGGCGCCGCCTATGTCAAGCTTGGCGTCAATCTCGACTATCCGCGCGGCGAGCCCGACGAGCTGTGGCTCAACACCGGCGGCGAATGGCAACAAATTCCGCTTGAGGGCGCCTGGTTTCCCGATGCCTTCACCCACCGGATGGCGCAGGTGCAGCGCTTCGCCTCCGGTGAAGAAGATAGCCTGGTTTCGAGTGTCGAGGACGCCTGGGACACCATGGCTCTGGTCGAGGCCGCCTACAGCAGCAGCGCATTCCCGGCCACGCCGCTGGCCAGCAAGGACTAA
- a CDS encoding MaoC family dehydratase has protein sequence MHTEKTYYEDYQLGATRETVGRTMTETDFVVHAGHTGDFFPHHLDAEFCKTLPFGQRIAHGTMVFSIGIGLTASVINPVAFSYGYDRLRFIRPVFIGDTIHTKVTISEKKPDPKRPGQGQVIERCEVINQKGETVLATDHILLVEMKDAG, from the coding sequence ATGCATACCGAAAAAACCTATTACGAAGACTACCAGCTTGGCGCCACGCGCGAGACGGTGGGGCGGACCATGACCGAAACGGATTTCGTCGTTCATGCCGGCCATACCGGAGATTTCTTTCCGCACCATCTTGATGCGGAGTTCTGCAAGACGTTGCCGTTCGGCCAGCGCATTGCCCATGGCACGATGGTGTTTTCGATCGGCATCGGTCTGACGGCAAGCGTCATCAACCCGGTGGCATTCTCCTATGGCTATGACCGGCTGCGCTTCATCCGGCCGGTGTTCATCGGCGACACGATCCACACCAAGGTGACCATCTCGGAGAAAAAGCCTGACCCGAAACGGCCCGGCCAGGGACAGGTGATCGAGCGCTGCGAGGTCATCAACCAGAAGGGCGAAACTGTGCTGGCGACCGATCACATATTGCTGGTCGAGATGAAGGACGCCGGCTGA
- a CDS encoding UxaA family hydrolase produces MDAFLRLHGDDNVLVALKTVDAGTSVTIDDEPVKLAETIARAHKIAAKPIAAGDIIVKYGMPIGRATADIAVGRHIHVHNIRSDYTPTYSLRENDGVERTGS; encoded by the coding sequence ATGGATGCGTTCTTGCGCCTGCATGGAGACGACAATGTGCTGGTGGCCCTGAAGACGGTGGACGCCGGCACGTCTGTCACTATCGATGATGAACCGGTGAAACTGGCGGAGACGATTGCCCGCGCGCACAAGATCGCCGCCAAGCCGATCGCGGCCGGCGACATCATCGTCAAATACGGCATGCCGATCGGCCGCGCTACTGCCGACATCGCCGTCGGACGCCACATCCATGTTCACAATATCCGCAGCGACTACACGCCGACCTATTCGCTGCGTGAGAATGACGGCGTGGAAAGGACTGGGTCATGA
- a CDS encoding UxaA family hydrolase: MTGSIIGYQRKDGRKGIRNTIVVAYLVECAHFVASEIAQEFRDHDVQVIGFPGCFPNEYAQVMMERLCTHPNVAGALLISLGCESFNKPRLHNAVEASGRPVKTLVIQMNKGTAKSISTGREWVREALEQVAEVPRAPMAISELVVGTICGGSDGTSGISGNPAAGKAFDLLVAQGAACIFEETGELIGCEEVMAARAETPELADELRAAVAKAAHYYDTLGYGSFAAGNATGGLSTIEEKSLGAYVKSGDSPISGLIKPGDVPPRGGLYLMDVVPDGEVRFGFPNISDNAEIVEMIASGAHLTLFVTGRGSVVGSAISPVIKICANPDTWNAMSDDMDVNAGAIIEGLASLDQVGREIYDTVVNVAAGEPTKSEALGHREFILTYKSFDPIGPACLPAA, encoded by the coding sequence ATGACCGGCAGCATCATTGGCTACCAACGCAAGGACGGCCGCAAGGGCATCCGCAACACCATTGTTGTCGCCTATCTGGTGGAATGCGCGCATTTCGTCGCCTCGGAGATCGCCCAGGAATTCCGCGACCACGATGTGCAGGTGATCGGTTTTCCCGGCTGCTTCCCGAATGAATATGCCCAGGTGATGATGGAGCGGCTGTGCACCCATCCGAATGTGGCCGGTGCGCTGCTGATTTCGCTGGGCTGCGAGAGTTTCAACAAACCGCGGCTGCACAATGCCGTCGAGGCCTCCGGCCGGCCGGTCAAGACGCTGGTGATCCAGATGAACAAGGGTACGGCCAAGTCCATTTCCACCGGGCGCGAATGGGTGAGGGAAGCGCTCGAACAGGTTGCCGAGGTGCCGCGCGCGCCGATGGCGATCAGCGAACTGGTGGTCGGCACCATCTGTGGCGGCTCGGACGGCACCAGCGGTATCAGCGGCAATCCGGCCGCCGGCAAGGCGTTTGATCTGCTGGTGGCGCAGGGTGCGGCCTGCATATTCGAGGAAACCGGCGAACTGATCGGCTGTGAAGAGGTGATGGCCGCGCGCGCTGAAACGCCGGAACTGGCTGATGAGCTGCGCGCTGCTGTGGCCAAGGCGGCGCATTATTACGACACGCTGGGTTATGGCAGTTTTGCCGCCGGCAACGCCACCGGCGGTCTCTCGACGATCGAGGAGAAATCGCTCGGCGCCTATGTGAAATCCGGCGATTCGCCGATCTCAGGGCTGATCAAACCCGGTGACGTGCCGCCGCGCGGCGGGCTCTATCTGATGGATGTTGTTCCCGACGGCGAAGTGCGTTTCGGCTTTCCCAACATTTCCGACAATGCCGAAATCGTCGAGATGATTGCTAGCGGCGCGCATCTGACCCTGTTTGTCACCGGGCGCGGTTCGGTGGTCGGATCGGCGATCTCGCCGGTGATCAAGATCTGCGCCAATCCGGACACGTGGAACGCGATGAGTGACGACATGGACGTCAATGCCGGCGCCATCATCGAAGGCCTTGCAAGCCTTGATCAGGTCGGGCGCGAGATCTATGACACTGTGGTCAATGTGGCTGCGGGCGAGCCGACCAAATCGGAAGCCCTGGGACACCGGGAATTCATTCTGACCTACAAATCCTTTGACCCCATCGGGCCTGCCTGCCTTCCGGCTGCGTAG
- a CDS encoding SDR family oxidoreductase, with protein sequence MQRLKGKTVLATASAQGIGKATALRMGQEGARVIATDINDKVLAGLNGETGIETRRLDVTDKAAIAALVAEIGQIDVLFNCAGFVHAGSILDATEEEWDFAFNLNVKSMFHMIRAVLPGMRAAGGGSIVNMSSVAGAVTGPPNRFTYSATKAAVAGLTKSVAADFIKEGIRCNAICPGTVESPSLEDRMRAMGDYETARKAFLDRQPMGRLGKPEEIAALATYLASDEAGFTTGQLHVIDGGWTT encoded by the coding sequence ATGCAGAGATTGAAAGGCAAGACCGTTCTTGCGACCGCGAGTGCCCAGGGCATCGGCAAGGCCACGGCTTTGCGCATGGGCCAGGAAGGCGCCCGGGTCATCGCCACCGATATCAACGACAAGGTGCTGGCCGGATTGAACGGTGAGACCGGAATCGAAACCCGCCGTCTCGACGTCACCGACAAAGCCGCAATCGCAGCGCTGGTGGCCGAGATCGGCCAGATCGATGTGCTGTTCAATTGCGCAGGCTTCGTTCATGCCGGATCGATCCTCGACGCCACCGAAGAAGAATGGGATTTCGCCTTCAACCTCAACGTCAAATCGATGTTCCACATGATCCGCGCCGTGCTGCCGGGCATGCGGGCTGCCGGCGGCGGGTCGATCGTCAACATGTCATCGGTGGCCGGCGCGGTCACCGGGCCGCCCAACCGCTTTACCTACAGCGCCACCAAGGCAGCTGTCGCCGGACTGACAAAATCGGTCGCGGCCGATTTCATCAAGGAAGGCATCCGCTGCAACGCGATCTGCCCGGGCACCGTCGAAAGCCCGTCGCTGGAAGACCGGATGCGCGCCATGGGGGACTATGAAACCGCCCGCAAGGCGTTTCTGGATCGCCAGCCGATGGGCCGTCTGGGCAAGCCGGAAGAGATCGCTGCACTGGCAACTTATCTCGCCAGCGACGAGGCAGGCTTCACCACCGGCCAGTTGCACGTCATCGACGGCGGCTGGACAACCTAA
- a CDS encoding fumarylacetoacetate hydrolase family protein, producing the protein MKFVRFGEAGQEKPGVLDTNGNIRDLSGKVSDLSGAVLSDLDALKSVDIECLPLVSGSPRLGACVAGTGKFICIGLNYSDHAAETGAQVPPEPIIFMKATSAICGPNDPVIVPRGSEKTDWEVELGVVIGKSAKYVSEANALSHVAGYCVINDVSERAFQTERAGQWTKGKSCDNFGQTGPWLVTPDEVPDLQALGMWLDVNGKRMQDGSSKTMVYGVAHLISYLSQFFTLHPGDIISTGTPPGVGMGMKPQQYLKAGDIVELGIEGLGAQRQDVVADI; encoded by the coding sequence ATGAAATTCGTGCGTTTTGGTGAAGCGGGTCAGGAAAAGCCCGGCGTTCTGGACACAAACGGCAATATCCGGGATCTTTCCGGCAAGGTTTCGGACCTGTCCGGTGCCGTGCTGAGCGATCTTGATGCGCTCAAGTCCGTCGACATCGAATGCCTGCCGCTGGTGTCGGGCTCTCCGCGCCTGGGGGCTTGCGTTGCCGGTACCGGCAAGTTCATCTGCATCGGCCTGAACTATTCCGACCACGCCGCAGAAACCGGTGCGCAGGTGCCGCCGGAGCCGATCATCTTCATGAAGGCCACCAGCGCGATTTGCGGTCCCAATGATCCGGTCATCGTGCCGCGCGGCTCGGAAAAGACCGACTGGGAAGTTGAACTTGGGGTGGTCATCGGCAAGTCTGCCAAATATGTTTCGGAAGCCAATGCGCTCAGCCATGTTGCCGGCTACTGCGTCATCAATGACGTGTCCGAGCGCGCTTTCCAGACCGAACGGGCAGGACAGTGGACCAAGGGCAAGTCCTGCGACAATTTTGGTCAGACCGGCCCCTGGCTGGTCACTCCGGACGAAGTTCCTGACCTGCAGGCCCTGGGCATGTGGCTTGATGTCAACGGCAAGCGCATGCAGGACGGTTCCTCCAAGACAATGGTCTATGGCGTCGCTCATCTGATCAGCTATCTGAGCCAGTTCTTCACCCTGCACCCAGGTGACATCATCTCCACCGGCACGCCTCCCGGCGTCGGCATGGGCATGAAGCCGCAGCAATATCTCAAGGCCGGCGATATCGTCGAACTTGGCATCGAAGGTCTTGGCGCGCAGCGTCAGGATGTGGTTGCAGACATCTGA
- a CDS encoding CoA transferase: protein MMSISDLPLEGVRVLDFSQFLAGPYASLRLADLGADVVKVERAGKGDLSRYLYVSNVSVEGESTIFHAINRGKRSLEIDLKTDTDRARLQDLVAGADIVIQNFRPGVIERLGFGYEAVKALNPKIIYGSISGYGADTEWSALPGQDLLTQARSGVMWLSGGADDGPVAIGLPVADMLAGAALAQGLLALLFRRERTGKGGLVETSLLEAITDLQFELLTTHLNDGGRLPERQRNNPAHAYLAAPYGVYRTADGHIALGMNDLGELWTHFGVETPLAGLDAFRDRDAVSAALGTALARHSTDHWMEIAMAQDFWAAPVLSWDETLASGVLQQLDMLQSVALKDGPLHTTAIPMRIDGERPKSTLAAPQLGTANALLESGWS, encoded by the coding sequence ATAATGAGTATCTCGGATCTGCCACTCGAAGGCGTGCGCGTTCTCGATTTCAGCCAGTTCCTCGCCGGGCCCTACGCGTCATTGCGGCTGGCCGATCTGGGCGCCGATGTGGTCAAGGTGGAGCGCGCCGGCAAGGGCGACCTGTCGCGCTATCTCTATGTCTCGAATGTCTCGGTCGAGGGCGAGAGCACCATTTTCCACGCCATCAACCGCGGCAAGCGCTCGCTCGAAATTGACCTCAAGACCGATACCGACCGCGCCCGCCTGCAGGATCTGGTTGCCGGTGCCGACATCGTCATCCAGAATTTCCGACCCGGCGTCATCGAACGGCTGGGCTTCGGCTATGAGGCGGTCAAAGCGCTCAATCCGAAAATCATCTATGGCTCGATCAGCGGCTATGGCGCAGACACCGAATGGAGCGCCCTGCCCGGACAGGATCTTCTCACCCAGGCCCGCTCCGGCGTCATGTGGCTCAGTGGCGGCGCCGATGACGGTCCCGTCGCCATCGGCCTGCCGGTGGCCGACATGCTGGCCGGCGCCGCGCTGGCGCAAGGGCTGCTGGCATTGCTGTTTCGCCGCGAGCGCACCGGCAAGGGCGGGCTGGTGGAAACCAGCCTGCTTGAAGCCATCACCGATCTGCAATTCGAATTGTTGACCACCCATCTCAACGATGGCGGCCGCCTGCCCGAACGGCAGCGCAACAACCCGGCCCATGCCTATCTGGCTGCGCCCTATGGCGTCTATCGCACCGCCGACGGCCACATTGCGCTGGGCATGAATGATCTTGGCGAATTGTGGACCCATTTCGGCGTAGAGACGCCGCTCGCAGGACTGGATGCATTTCGCGACCGTGACGCCGTATCCGCAGCACTCGGCACGGCGCTGGCCAGGCACTCGACCGATCACTGGATGGAAATCGCCATGGCGCAGGATTTCTGGGCCGCACCGGTTCTGAGCTGGGACGAGACGCTGGCCTCCGGCGTGCTGCAGCAACTCGACATGCTGCAATCCGTGGCGCTCAAGGACGGTCCGCTGCACACCACCGCCATTCCGATGCGGATTGACGGCGAACGGCCAAAATCAACATTGGCGGCGCCACAACTGGGCACCGCCAATGCATTGCTGGAAAGCGGCTGGAGCTGA
- a CDS encoding extracellular solute-binding protein, translated as MADLVVLKGMTWSDPRGYDPVVAAAREFGKSHPGVSIEWDKRSLQGFETTPVDELAAQYDLMVIDHPHVGSVADQGCLLPLETHASENALAELANQSVGRSFQSYFMHGHQWALPIDAATQVQAHRADLSPRVQSWVEVIRKAEDGHVIWPLRSPHVLMNFYTLTANLGRPCATSLGDLIDPDTGRQVLEQLRAVSRHMDEAFYQMDPIAVLDELSLSDRYHLAPLVYLYKGYANEGYRKNRTHFTDMPVLGRNGPLGSALGGTGMAISAKTAHPELCTEFALWVAGADCQRGLYVEANGQPGNALAWSDPAVNASTLDAYFNTRLTHETAWLRPRHDGYMQFQEEGSEIVTEALRGRLEPDQAVARLNERFRASFPNGDQ; from the coding sequence ATGGCTGATTTGGTAGTGTTGAAGGGAATGACCTGGTCGGACCCGCGAGGGTATGATCCGGTGGTGGCTGCGGCCCGTGAATTCGGCAAATCGCATCCCGGCGTGTCCATCGAATGGGACAAACGTTCCCTGCAGGGATTTGAGACGACACCGGTCGATGAACTCGCCGCCCAATATGATCTGATGGTGATCGACCATCCCCATGTCGGCTCGGTCGCGGACCAGGGCTGCCTGTTGCCACTTGAAACCCATGCCAGCGAAAACGCCCTTGCCGAACTCGCCAACCAGTCGGTCGGGCGCAGCTTTCAGAGCTACTTCATGCACGGCCATCAATGGGCGCTTCCGATTGATGCGGCAACCCAGGTGCAGGCGCACCGGGCCGATCTGTCGCCTCGGGTGCAAAGCTGGGTCGAAGTGATCCGCAAGGCCGAAGACGGCCATGTCATCTGGCCATTGCGCTCACCGCATGTGCTGATGAATTTCTACACGCTCACAGCCAATCTCGGCCGGCCCTGCGCCACCAGCTTGGGCGATCTGATCGACCCCGACACCGGTCGTCAGGTGCTCGAGCAGCTTCGCGCCGTTTCGCGTCACATGGACGAGGCTTTTTATCAGATGGACCCGATCGCGGTGCTCGATGAGCTGTCCTTATCCGATCGCTATCACCTCGCGCCGCTGGTCTATCTCTACAAGGGCTATGCCAATGAGGGTTACCGCAAGAACCGGACCCACTTTACCGACATGCCGGTGTTGGGGCGCAACGGACCGCTCGGTTCGGCGCTCGGCGGCACCGGCATGGCGATCTCGGCCAAAACCGCACACCCGGAACTGTGCACCGAATTCGCCCTCTGGGTGGCTGGCGCCGACTGTCAGCGCGGGCTCTACGTCGAGGCCAACGGCCAGCCGGGCAACGCCCTTGCCTGGAGCGATCCGGCCGTCAACGCCTCAACACTGGATGCCTATTTCAACACCCGGCTGACCCATGAAACGGCCTGGCTGCGGCCGCGTCACGACGGCTATATGCAATTCCAGGAAGAAGGCTCCGAAATTGTTACTGAAGCACTGCGCGGCCGGCTCGAGCCGGATCAGGCGGTTGCACGGTTGAACGAGCGGTTTCGCGCCAGCTTCCCCAATGGAGACCAATAA